Proteins encoded by one window of Pseudonocardia alni:
- a CDS encoding aminotransferase-like domain-containing protein, with amino-acid sequence MTLPDRPQQPDVRRSAAAAAAQAAAAGEGAVVPLAPTERFATRTAGMTASEIRALFAVASRPEVVSLAGGMPNLAALPLQSLAREVAELVDVDGMSALQYGSAQGVPQLREQICEVMREEGIEADSNDVVVTVGSQMALDLLTRIFVDPGDVVLAEGPSYVGALGSFAAYQARVVHVAMDEHGLVPELLHEALESLARRGIVPKFLYTIPNFHNPAGVTLAHERRPRILELCRRYGVMVVEDNPYGMLGFDGEVHPALRSYDPDVLYLGSFSKTFASGLRVGWALVPPLVRDRLVLAAESATLCPPSFTQMLVSRYLSHHDWRSQIKTFSENYRERRDAMLAALETYLPEGCTWNVPDGGFFVWLTVPEGVDTKAMLPRAVTARVAYASGTGFYADGFGSRQLRLSFCFPTPERITEGVRRLAAVLEAEMEVVRTFGTPVRPELTRGTQSPSPDTT; translated from the coding sequence ATGACCCTGCCCGACCGCCCGCAGCAGCCCGACGTCCGCCGTTCCGCGGCCGCGGCGGCCGCGCAGGCAGCGGCGGCAGGGGAGGGGGCCGTGGTCCCGCTCGCCCCCACCGAGCGCTTCGCGACCCGTACCGCCGGGATGACGGCGTCGGAGATCCGGGCCCTGTTCGCCGTCGCGAGCCGTCCCGAGGTCGTCTCGCTGGCCGGTGGCATGCCGAACCTGGCGGCGCTGCCGCTGCAGTCCCTCGCCCGTGAGGTGGCCGAGCTCGTCGACGTGGACGGCATGTCCGCGCTGCAGTACGGCTCCGCCCAGGGCGTCCCGCAGCTGCGCGAGCAGATCTGCGAGGTCATGCGGGAGGAGGGCATCGAGGCCGACTCGAACGACGTCGTCGTCACCGTCGGCTCGCAGATGGCCCTCGACCTGCTGACCCGGATCTTCGTCGACCCCGGCGACGTCGTCCTGGCCGAGGGACCGTCCTACGTCGGCGCGCTGGGCAGCTTCGCCGCCTACCAGGCGCGGGTCGTGCACGTCGCGATGGACGAGCACGGACTGGTCCCGGAGCTGCTGCACGAGGCGCTGGAGTCGCTGGCGCGGCGGGGGATCGTCCCGAAGTTCCTGTACACGATCCCGAACTTCCACAACCCGGCCGGCGTGACGCTGGCGCACGAGCGGCGCCCGCGGATCCTGGAGCTGTGCCGCCGCTACGGCGTGATGGTCGTCGAGGACAACCCCTACGGGATGCTCGGGTTCGACGGCGAGGTGCACCCGGCGCTGCGCTCGTACGACCCGGACGTGCTGTACCTGGGGTCGTTCTCGAAGACGTTCGCGTCCGGGCTGCGGGTGGGCTGGGCGCTGGTACCGCCGCTGGTGCGGGACCGGCTGGTGCTGGCCGCGGAGTCGGCGACGCTGTGCCCGCCGTCGTTCACGCAGATGCTGGTGTCGCGCTACCTGTCGCACCACGACTGGCGCAGCCAGATCAAGACGTTCAGCGAGAACTACCGCGAGCGCCGCGACGCGATGCTCGCCGCGCTGGAGACGTACCTGCCCGAGGGCTGCACCTGGAACGTCCCCGACGGCGGGTTCTTCGTGTGGCTGACCGTGCCGGAGGGCGTCGACACGAAGGCGATGCTGCCCCGCGCGGTGACCGCGCGGGTCGCGTACGCGTCCGGCACCGGCTTCTACGCCGACGGTTTCGGCAGCCGCCAGCTGAGGCTGTCGTTCTGCTTCCCGACGCCCGAGCGCATCACCGAGGGCGTGCGGCGGCTGGCGGCGGTGCTGGAGGCCGAGATGGAGGTCGTGCGGACGTTCGGGACACCGGTCCGCCCCGAGCTGACCCGGGGCACCCAGAGCCCGTCGCCGGACACGACCTGA
- a CDS encoding sigma-70 family RNA polymerase sigma factor → MTTVDRIPDRAPPDLDEMFRRYADRLWSVALRMLGDRTEAEDAVQEAFLSALRSPGFRGDAATGTWLHRILVNDCVDRLRAAGRRRDRLRALETVVAARDHAGGLVVRLAVSDALALLPVDQRAALVLVDGLGYGVAEAAEMLAVAPGTVKSRRARARARLAPVLREDEG, encoded by the coding sequence GTGACGACCGTCGACCGGATCCCGGACCGGGCCCCGCCCGACCTGGACGAGATGTTCCGCAGGTACGCCGACCGGCTCTGGTCGGTGGCCCTGCGGATGCTCGGCGACCGGACCGAGGCCGAGGACGCGGTGCAGGAGGCGTTCCTGTCCGCGCTCCGCTCGCCCGGGTTCCGCGGTGACGCCGCGACGGGGACGTGGCTGCACCGGATCCTCGTGAACGACTGCGTCGACCGGCTCCGCGCGGCCGGGCGACGACGGGACCGGCTGCGGGCCCTGGAGACGGTCGTCGCGGCCCGGGACCACGCGGGCGGGCTCGTCGTGCGGCTCGCCGTCTCCGACGCGCTGGCCCTGCTGCCGGTGGACCAGCGGGCCGCTCTGGTGCTCGTGGACGGGCTCGGCTACGGCGTCGCGGAGGCGGCGGAGATGCTGGCGGTGGCGCCGGGGACGGTGAAGAGCCGCCGGGCCCGTGCGCGGGCCCGGCTGGCCCCCGTGTTGCGGGAGGACGAGGGATGA
- a CDS encoding N-acetylmuramoyl-L-alanine amidase — MQLLRRGDCGPAVREIRTTLGQLGLLPAVPPGSRAQDMFDDGVDRAVRMFQQGRGLITDGIVGPDTARALREAGWSLGDRMLSFTLSTPTTGDDVAHLQERLLELGYNPGRPSGLFDHQTEQALIRFQRDYGMTPDGVCGPETLRALRQLGRKVTGGRPHLMREQELLRRAGPRMRGKRIVIDPGHGGHDRGVDVGGVTEADLMWDLARRVVGRMSATGMEALLSRPENGNPPDTERAQFANDVGADMVVSLHTDASFSPHAQGLATYYFGNGSGTTSNVGEALAGLIQRELLTRTSMLDCRSQTCTWELVRRTRMPAVRVEVGYLTHLGDRRKLLDPGFRDVVAEGILVAVKRLYLLGQDDQPTGTFTFNDVLAREYARDEIRAV; from the coding sequence ATGCAGCTGCTCCGGCGCGGGGACTGCGGTCCGGCCGTACGCGAGATCCGGACGACGCTGGGACAGCTCGGTCTGCTCCCGGCGGTTCCGCCGGGCTCGCGCGCCCAGGACATGTTCGACGACGGCGTGGACCGCGCCGTCCGCATGTTCCAGCAGGGCCGTGGCCTGATCACCGACGGCATCGTCGGACCGGACACCGCCCGCGCGCTGCGGGAGGCGGGCTGGAGCCTGGGCGACCGGATGCTGTCGTTCACGCTCTCCACCCCCACCACCGGCGACGACGTCGCCCACCTGCAGGAACGCCTGCTCGAGCTCGGGTACAACCCGGGCCGGCCGAGCGGGTTGTTCGACCATCAGACCGAGCAGGCCCTGATCCGCTTCCAGCGTGACTACGGCATGACCCCCGACGGTGTCTGCGGCCCGGAGACGCTGCGCGCGCTGCGCCAGCTCGGCCGCAAGGTCACCGGCGGGCGTCCGCACCTCATGCGCGAGCAGGAGCTGCTGCGCCGGGCCGGCCCGCGGATGCGCGGCAAGCGCATCGTCATCGACCCGGGGCACGGCGGGCACGACCGCGGTGTCGACGTCGGCGGGGTCACCGAGGCCGACCTGATGTGGGACCTCGCCCGCCGGGTCGTCGGCCGCATGTCGGCCACCGGTATGGAGGCACTGCTCTCCCGCCCGGAGAACGGCAACCCGCCGGACACCGAGCGCGCGCAGTTCGCCAACGACGTCGGTGCCGACATGGTCGTGTCGCTGCACACCGACGCGAGCTTCAGCCCGCACGCGCAGGGTCTGGCGACCTACTACTTCGGCAACGGGTCGGGCACCACGTCGAACGTCGGCGAGGCGCTCGCCGGGCTGATCCAGCGCGAGCTGCTCACCCGGACCTCGATGCTCGACTGCCGCAGCCAGACGTGCACCTGGGAGCTCGTGCGCCGGACCCGGATGCCGGCCGTCCGCGTCGAGGTCGGGTATCTGACCCACCTCGGGGACCGCCGCAAGCTGCTCGACCCGGGCTTCCGCGACGTCGTCGCGGAGGGCATCCTCGTCGCCGTCAAACGGCTGTACCTGCTCGGGCAGGACGACCAGCCCACCGGCACGTTCACCTTCAACGACGTGCTGGCCCGCGAGTACGCGAGGGACGAGATCCGGGCCGTCTGA
- a CDS encoding D-alanine--D-alanine ligase family protein, whose product MSDRTVAVLAGGLSHEREVSLRSGRRLAGALRANGVDVREWDVDARLLERLSTDRPDAVAVALHGGEGENGAVQQVLELLGIPFVGTPSGACRVAWDKPSVKTELVRAGLSTPDWVALPHSTFRELGAQGVLGAIVERLGLPLVLKPDQGGSALGVQVVRNAADLPAAMVSCFAYAETVLVERFVAGTEVAVSVVHDGEEPRALPPVEVEVPSGFYDYTSRYTPGAATFHCPARLPSDVLDALADTALAAHRLLGMRDVSRTDAIVDADGHVHVLEMNVSPGLTDTSLLPTAVAADGSDLATVYLALVERAAARQD is encoded by the coding sequence GTGAGCGATCGAACGGTGGCCGTGCTGGCCGGAGGCCTGTCCCACGAGCGTGAGGTGTCCCTGCGATCCGGTCGTCGACTGGCGGGTGCGCTGCGCGCGAACGGTGTCGACGTCCGCGAGTGGGACGTCGACGCGCGCCTGCTGGAGCGGTTGTCGACCGACCGGCCGGACGCGGTCGCCGTCGCGCTGCACGGGGGCGAGGGGGAGAACGGCGCCGTGCAGCAGGTGCTGGAGCTGCTGGGCATCCCCTTCGTGGGGACGCCGTCCGGGGCGTGCCGGGTGGCGTGGGACAAGCCGAGCGTGAAGACCGAACTCGTCCGCGCGGGCCTCTCGACGCCGGACTGGGTCGCGCTGCCGCACTCGACCTTCCGTGAGCTGGGCGCGCAGGGCGTGCTCGGTGCGATCGTCGAGCGCCTCGGGCTGCCGCTGGTGCTGAAGCCGGACCAGGGCGGCTCGGCGCTCGGTGTGCAGGTGGTCCGGAACGCGGCGGACCTGCCGGCCGCGATGGTCAGCTGCTTCGCCTACGCCGAGACGGTGCTCGTCGAGCGGTTCGTCGCCGGGACCGAGGTCGCAGTGTCGGTCGTCCACGACGGGGAGGAGCCCCGCGCGCTGCCGCCGGTGGAGGTGGAGGTGCCGTCCGGGTTCTACGACTACACGTCCCGCTACACACCCGGTGCGGCCACGTTCCACTGCCCGGCGCGGCTGCCGTCGGACGTGCTGGACGCGCTGGCCGACACCGCCCTGGCCGCACACCGGCTGCTGGGGATGCGCGACGTGTCGCGCACCGACGCGATCGTCGACGCCGACGGTCACGTGCACGTCCTGGAGATGAACGTGTCGCCGGGCCTGACCGACACCTCGCTGCTCCCGACCGCGGTGGCCGCGGACGGTTCCGACCTCGCGACGGTCTACCTGGCGCTCGTCGAGCGCGCGGCGGCCCGGCAGGACTGA
- the trxA gene encoding thioredoxin produces the protein MGNNTVDVTSSSFDQDVLKSDKPVLVDFWATWCGPCKMVAPVLDEIAGENSEKLTVAKLDIDANPEVARDYQVMSVPTMILFSGGKPVKQIVGAKPKAALLADLADHI, from the coding sequence ATGGGCAACAACACCGTCGACGTCACCAGCAGCTCGTTCGACCAGGACGTCCTGAAGAGCGACAAGCCCGTCCTGGTCGACTTCTGGGCCACCTGGTGCGGCCCGTGCAAGATGGTCGCCCCGGTGCTCGACGAGATCGCCGGTGAGAACTCCGAGAAGCTGACCGTCGCCAAGCTCGACATCGACGCCAACCCGGAGGTCGCCCGCGACTACCAGGTCATGTCGGTCCCGACGATGATCCTGTTCTCCGGCGGCAAGCCGGTGAAGCAGATCGTGGGCGCGAAGCCGAAGGCGGCACTCCTCGCCGATCTCGCCGACCACATCTGA
- a CDS encoding GNAT family N-acetyltransferase: MSWHVAALNLDNLGDLPKRCRNCVYWELSPQLADQTEGYGTTDLEKEAWLSEVLLEWGSCGRVVYVGGAPAGYVLFAPPASVPRATEMPTGPVSADAVLLTTMQVAPEFAGEGLGRALAQAVVKDLTRRGVKAVEAFGDARPGTESDCVVPADFLRSVGFKTVRPHHRWPRLRMELRSGLEWKSDVEAALEQLFNTVTIPMQTAAPRPTATPARAGSCQLSFVPPAETI, from the coding sequence GTGTCCTGGCACGTTGCCGCGCTCAACCTCGACAACCTCGGCGATCTGCCGAAGCGGTGTCGCAACTGCGTCTACTGGGAGCTCTCGCCCCAGCTCGCCGACCAGACCGAGGGGTACGGCACGACCGACCTGGAGAAAGAGGCCTGGCTGTCGGAGGTGCTCCTCGAGTGGGGCTCCTGCGGCCGGGTCGTCTACGTCGGCGGTGCCCCCGCGGGGTACGTGCTGTTCGCGCCGCCGGCGTCGGTCCCCCGTGCCACCGAGATGCCGACCGGACCGGTCAGCGCCGACGCCGTCCTGCTGACCACGATGCAGGTGGCCCCGGAGTTCGCCGGCGAGGGACTGGGCCGGGCGCTCGCCCAGGCCGTCGTGAAGGACCTGACCCGACGCGGGGTGAAGGCAGTGGAGGCGTTCGGCGACGCGCGTCCCGGCACCGAGTCCGACTGCGTCGTCCCGGCGGACTTCCTCCGCTCGGTCGGATTCAAGACCGTCCGCCCGCACCACCGCTGGCCGCGGCTGCGGATGGAGCTGCGCTCGGGTCTGGAGTGGAAGTCCGACGTCGAGGCCGCGCTCGAACAGCTGTTCAACACGGTGACCATCCCGATGCAGACCGCGGCGCCGCGCCCGACGGCGACACCGGCCCGCGCGGGGTCCTGCCAGCTCTCGTTCGTGCCGCCCGCAGAAACGATCTGA
- a CDS encoding ParB/RepB/Spo0J family partition protein, producing the protein MAERKGGLGRGLAALIPTGPSESGDRPGNSGPGAPLHRPAPAVRRDDHEPETPVVDGGAEYREIPLRRIVPNPKQPRTQFDDDQLAELEHSIREFGLLQPIVVRRAGVDYELIMGERRWRAAQRAGLETLPAIVRHTADDVMLRDALLENIHRVQLNPLEEAAAYEQLLAEFGVTHSELADRLGRSRPVVTNMIRLLKLPVSVQRRVAAGVLSAGHARALLGLEDAGQQEDLATRIVAEGMSVRATEEAVVLARHSGPPQERRVRRRGDQRPEFVERADRLADMFDTRVKVEMGQRKGRIVVEFGSVEDLDRITGLMGISERD; encoded by the coding sequence ATGGCCGAGCGCAAGGGTGGACTGGGCCGCGGTCTCGCCGCGCTCATCCCCACCGGCCCGTCGGAGTCCGGTGACCGGCCCGGGAACAGCGGGCCCGGCGCACCCCTGCACCGCCCGGCCCCGGCCGTCCGGCGCGACGACCACGAGCCCGAGACCCCGGTCGTCGACGGCGGCGCGGAGTACCGCGAGATCCCGCTGCGGCGGATCGTGCCCAACCCCAAGCAGCCGCGGACCCAGTTCGACGACGACCAGCTCGCCGAGCTGGAGCACTCGATCCGTGAGTTCGGGCTGCTGCAGCCGATCGTGGTCCGCCGGGCCGGTGTCGACTACGAGCTGATCATGGGCGAGCGCCGGTGGCGTGCGGCCCAGCGCGCCGGGCTGGAGACGCTGCCCGCGATCGTCCGGCACACCGCCGACGACGTGATGCTCCGCGACGCGCTCCTGGAGAACATCCACCGCGTCCAGCTCAACCCCCTCGAGGAGGCGGCCGCCTACGAGCAGCTGCTCGCCGAGTTCGGCGTCACCCACTCCGAGCTCGCCGACCGGCTCGGCCGCAGCCGGCCCGTCGTCACCAACATGATCCGGCTGCTGAAGCTGCCGGTGTCGGTGCAGCGCCGGGTCGCCGCCGGCGTGCTGTCGGCCGGGCACGCGCGCGCCCTGCTCGGTCTCGAGGACGCCGGGCAACAGGAGGATCTCGCCACCCGCATCGTCGCGGAGGGCATGTCGGTCCGCGCGACCGAGGAGGCCGTCGTGCTGGCGCGGCACTCGGGACCTCCGCAGGAACGCCGGGTCCGCCGTCGCGGCGATCAGCGCCCGGAGTTCGTCGAGCGCGCCGACCGGCTGGCCGACATGTTCGACACCCGCGTGAAGGTCGAGATGGGTCAGCGCAAGGGCCGCATCGTGGTCGAGTTCGGATCGGTGGAGGACCTCGACCGGATCACCGGGCTGATGGGGATCAGCGAGCGCGACTGA
- the trxB gene encoding thioredoxin-disulfide reductase, with protein MTTDDTVHNLIIIGSGPAGYTAAVYAARAQLAPLVFEGSQFGGALMTTTEVENYPGFTEGIMGPELMQQMRGQAERFGADLRPQDVDEVKLDGDVKEVRVGKETFRARAVILAMGAAPRYLHVPGEQELLGRGVSSCATCDGFFFRDQNIAVIGGGDSAMEEATFLTRFAETVTVIHRRDEFRASKIMYERAQNDPKMRWRTNSEVTEVTGEGSVRQLQLRDTVTGETSTLDVTGMFVAIGHDPRSALVAGQVDVDDEGYVQVDGRTTYTNVPGVFACGDLVDHTYRQAITAAGSGCSAAIDAERWLAGHEVSSELAGGGYGSEETAPAAAVADAAH; from the coding sequence GTGACCACCGACGACACGGTGCACAACCTGATCATCATCGGGTCCGGGCCGGCCGGCTACACCGCTGCGGTGTATGCCGCGCGGGCCCAGCTCGCCCCGCTCGTGTTCGAGGGCAGCCAGTTCGGCGGCGCCCTGATGACCACGACCGAGGTGGAGAACTACCCGGGCTTCACCGAGGGGATCATGGGCCCCGAGCTCATGCAGCAGATGCGGGGCCAAGCGGAGCGCTTCGGTGCGGACCTGCGCCCGCAGGACGTCGACGAGGTGAAGCTCGACGGCGACGTCAAGGAGGTGCGGGTCGGCAAGGAGACCTTCCGGGCCCGCGCCGTGATCCTCGCGATGGGTGCCGCCCCGCGCTACCTGCACGTCCCCGGCGAGCAGGAGCTCCTCGGCCGCGGCGTCAGCTCGTGCGCCACCTGCGATGGGTTCTTCTTCCGGGACCAGAACATCGCCGTCATCGGCGGCGGCGACTCGGCGATGGAGGAGGCCACGTTCCTCACCCGCTTCGCCGAGACCGTCACGGTCATCCACCGTCGGGACGAGTTCCGCGCCTCGAAGATCATGTACGAGCGGGCGCAGAACGACCCGAAGATGCGCTGGCGCACCAACTCCGAGGTCACCGAGGTGACCGGCGAGGGCTCGGTGAGGCAGCTGCAGCTGCGCGACACCGTGACCGGTGAGACCAGCACGCTCGACGTCACCGGCATGTTCGTCGCGATCGGCCACGACCCGCGCAGCGCGCTGGTGGCGGGCCAGGTCGACGTCGACGACGAGGGCTACGTGCAGGTGGACGGACGTACCACCTACACGAACGTCCCGGGCGTCTTCGCCTGTGGCGACCTCGTCGACCACACCTACCGCCAGGCGATCACCGCCGCGGGCTCCGGCTGCTCGGCCGCGATCGACGCCGAGCGCTGGCTGGCCGGCCACGAGGTCAGCTCCGAGCTGGCCGGCGGCGGCTACGGCTCGGAGGAGACCGCCCCGGCGGCCGCCGTGGCCGACGCCGCGCACTGA
- the yidC gene encoding membrane protein insertase YidC translates to MLDFIYYPVSWIMWVWHKVFGFVLGDDNGFAWALSVVFLVFTLRVILYKPFVVQVRSMRKMQEMAPEMQKLRKKYANDRQKLATEMQKLQQQNGANPLMGCLPILVQIPVFIGLFHVLREFKPGKTENYVFNAAENASFVDSSLFGAKLGSAVWPLQNTASVAELGGNLVSQWIVMIPLMIAAGIFTHITARHSVARQQAQIAAGTVAANPQAEIMQKLMLYVFPIGVVVGAPFLPLAVLFYWVANNLWTLGQQYVVYRKIDAEESDKAEKATESAKARAPRPGQKPLRDARLGSAEDVREIADEPIQPAEEEAAEAASETRATGSDGASADTGTSPGGQRNGTARNGNGNGSGNGNGQKKPGAKPVQKRPGAKARRGKRR, encoded by the coding sequence GTGCTGGACTTCATCTACTACCCCGTCAGCTGGATCATGTGGGTCTGGCACAAGGTCTTCGGCTTCGTCCTGGGCGACGACAACGGGTTCGCCTGGGCGCTGTCGGTCGTCTTCCTCGTCTTCACGCTGCGCGTCATCCTCTACAAGCCGTTCGTCGTGCAGGTCCGCTCCATGCGCAAGATGCAGGAGATGGCCCCGGAGATGCAGAAGCTCCGGAAGAAGTACGCGAACGACCGCCAGAAGCTCGCCACGGAGATGCAGAAGCTCCAGCAGCAGAACGGCGCCAACCCGCTCATGGGCTGTTTGCCGATCCTGGTGCAGATCCCGGTGTTCATCGGTCTGTTCCACGTGCTGCGCGAGTTCAAGCCGGGCAAGACGGAGAACTACGTCTTCAACGCGGCCGAGAACGCCTCGTTCGTCGACTCGAGCCTGTTCGGCGCGAAGCTGGGCTCGGCCGTCTGGCCGCTGCAGAACACCGCGTCCGTCGCCGAGCTCGGTGGCAACCTGGTCTCGCAGTGGATCGTGATGATCCCGCTGATGATCGCGGCCGGCATCTTCACCCACATCACCGCGCGCCACTCGGTCGCCCGCCAGCAGGCGCAGATCGCCGCCGGCACCGTCGCGGCGAACCCGCAGGCCGAGATCATGCAGAAGCTGATGCTCTACGTGTTCCCGATCGGTGTCGTCGTCGGTGCGCCGTTCCTGCCGCTCGCGGTTCTCTTCTACTGGGTCGCCAACAACCTGTGGACCCTCGGCCAGCAGTACGTCGTCTACCGCAAGATCGACGCCGAGGAGTCGGACAAGGCCGAGAAGGCCACCGAGTCCGCCAAGGCCCGCGCCCCCCGCCCCGGCCAGAAGCCGCTCCGCGACGCCCGTCTCGGCTCCGCCGAGGACGTCCGCGAGATCGCCGACGAGCCGATCCAGCCGGCCGAGGAGGAGGCTGCCGAGGCGGCGTCCGAGACCCGCGCCACCGGATCCGACGGTGCCTCCGCCGACACCGGCACGTCCCCCGGCGGGCAGCGCAACGGCACGGCCCGCAACGGGAACGGCAACGGTTCCGGTAACGGCAACGGCCAGAAGAAACCCGGGGCGAAGCCGGTGCAGAAGCGTCCGGGGGCGAAGGCCCGGCGGGGCAAGCGTCGCTGA
- a CDS encoding Jag family protein: MQDKPSGESLLIQEGDVAGDYLERLLDILDYDGDIDLDVEGGRAIVSIEGAEDDADLQKLVGDKGSVLESLQELARLAVQQQLGSRSRLMLDIAGWRRHRRDELTELGLETAQEVKTSGESARLRPMTPFERKVVHDAVATVKGVVSESEGEEPRRQVVVHKK, translated from the coding sequence GTGCAGGACAAGCCGTCCGGCGAGAGCCTGCTGATCCAGGAGGGCGACGTCGCAGGTGACTACCTGGAGCGCCTGCTGGACATCCTCGACTACGACGGCGACATCGACCTCGATGTCGAGGGCGGCCGCGCCATCGTCAGCATCGAGGGCGCCGAGGACGACGCCGACCTGCAGAAGCTCGTCGGCGACAAGGGGTCGGTGCTGGAGAGCCTGCAGGAGCTGGCCCGCCTGGCCGTCCAGCAGCAGCTGGGCAGCCGCAGCCGGCTGATGCTCGACATCGCGGGCTGGCGGCGGCACCGCCGCGACGAGCTCACCGAGCTCGGCCTGGAGACCGCCCAGGAGGTCAAGACCAGCGGCGAGTCCGCCCGGCTGCGACCGATGACGCCGTTCGAGCGCAAGGTCGTGCACGACGCCGTCGCCACCGTGAAGGGCGTCGTCTCCGAGAGCGAGGGCGAGGAGCCGCGTCGCCAGGTCGTGGTCCACAAGAAGTGA
- the rsmG gene encoding 16S rRNA (guanine(527)-N(7))-methyltransferase RsmG encodes MTTSPIPTPEVAEKVFGDRTGLAVRYVEHLATSGIERGLIGPRERDRLWDRHVLNCAVLGEVVPADARVADVGSGAGLPGIPLALARPDLRIVLIEPLARRVEWLDEVLGDLGLDIVVERGRAEEKPVLRRWEGADVVTARAVGPLARLAGICLPLLRQGGAMLVLKGASAPDEIARDAAAVRALGGGEPRIHETGAGVVDPLTTVVEIPRTGAPRRNRRKERR; translated from the coding sequence GTGACCACCTCCCCCATCCCGACCCCGGAGGTCGCGGAGAAGGTCTTCGGCGACCGGACCGGGCTGGCCGTCCGCTACGTCGAGCACCTCGCGACCTCCGGGATCGAGCGCGGGCTGATCGGCCCGCGCGAGCGGGACCGGCTGTGGGACCGGCACGTGCTGAACTGTGCGGTCCTCGGTGAGGTCGTGCCCGCCGACGCCCGGGTCGCCGACGTCGGCTCCGGTGCCGGGCTCCCCGGGATCCCGCTCGCCCTGGCCCGGCCGGACCTGCGGATCGTGCTGATCGAGCCGCTGGCCCGCCGGGTGGAGTGGCTGGACGAGGTGCTGGGCGACCTCGGCCTGGACATCGTCGTCGAACGGGGGCGTGCCGAGGAAAAGCCCGTTCTGCGACGATGGGAGGGGGCCGACGTCGTCACCGCCCGGGCCGTCGGACCGCTGGCCCGGCTCGCGGGCATCTGCCTGCCGCTGCTGCGGCAGGGGGGTGCGATGCTGGTGCTGAAGGGCGCCTCCGCCCCGGACGAGATCGCCCGCGACGCCGCAGCGGTCCGTGCGCTCGGAGGGGGCGAGCCCCGGATCCACGAGACCGGAGCCGGTGTGGTCGATCCGCTGACCACGGTGGTCGAGATCCCGCGGACCGGCGCGCCCCGCCGCAACCGGAGGAAGGAACGGCGATGA
- a CDS encoding ParA family protein, with product MSAGWTPIADEAERAARVLHPDRHGMPRPAARRVMGVANQKGGVGKTTSTVNLAAGLALHGIRVLVIDLDPQGNASTALGVEHRTGTPSVYEVMLGEIPLEEAVAVSTASPNLLCLPATIDLAGAEIELVSMVARESRLAQALNDETLSRLDVDYVLIDCPPSLGLLTVNALVAASEVLIPIQCEYYALEGLGQLLSNIDLVRSHLNTSLHVSTILLTMYDGRTKLADQVTSEVRQHFGPTALRTVIPRSVKVSEAPGYSQTVLAYDPGSRGAMSYIDAAREIAEHGASGAYRPDGR from the coding sequence ATGAGTGCCGGATGGACCCCCATCGCGGACGAGGCCGAGCGGGCCGCACGCGTCCTGCACCCCGACCGGCACGGCATGCCCCGCCCGGCCGCGCGCCGTGTCATGGGCGTCGCGAACCAGAAGGGCGGGGTCGGGAAGACGACCAGCACGGTCAACCTCGCCGCGGGCCTGGCCCTGCACGGCATCCGGGTGCTGGTGATCGACCTCGACCCGCAGGGCAACGCGTCCACCGCACTCGGCGTCGAGCACCGCACCGGCACGCCGTCGGTGTACGAGGTGATGCTCGGCGAGATCCCCCTCGAGGAGGCGGTCGCGGTCAGCACCGCGTCGCCGAACCTGCTCTGCCTGCCCGCCACGATCGACCTGGCCGGCGCCGAGATCGAGCTCGTCAGCATGGTCGCCCGGGAGTCCCGGCTGGCCCAGGCGCTGAACGACGAGACGCTGTCCCGGCTCGACGTCGACTACGTGCTCATCGACTGCCCGCCGTCGCTGGGGCTGCTGACGGTCAACGCGCTCGTCGCGGCGTCCGAGGTGCTCATCCCGATCCAGTGCGAGTACTACGCGCTGGAGGGGCTCGGGCAGCTGCTGTCCAACATCGACCTCGTCCGGTCGCACCTGAACACCTCGCTGCACGTGTCGACCATCCTGCTGACCATGTACGACGGCCGCACCAAGCTCGCCGACCAGGTCACCTCCGAGGTCCGCCAGCACTTCGGCCCGACGGCACTGCGCACGGTCATCCCGCGCAGCGTGAAGGTCTCCGAGGCCCCCGGCTACAGCCAGACCGTGCTCGCCTACGACCCCGGCTCCCGCGGCGCGATGAGCTACATCGACGCGGCCCGGGAGATCGCCGAGCACGGGGCGAGCGGCGCCTACCGCCCGGACGGTCGCTGA